A single region of the Malaclemys terrapin pileata isolate rMalTer1 chromosome 4, rMalTer1.hap1, whole genome shotgun sequence genome encodes:
- the LOC128835504 gene encoding clathrin heavy chain 2-like, which yields MGESPVRVEVLTQAGSGLWGDDLGAGAPLTPLSPQLQHHGIPSEQITYPRVTLSAPWRLCVRHGPPEDPAGARVTLLDLREPHGPATHSWPLHQAQGALAHPSQPLLALRAGCVAQVFDVAQRCLRWQWTFAHPLEFWAWLEPNTLALVTEEEVFHWALSRPKPRRQFWRHEQLWHTEVVGYQQDASGLWLALSTLGLDQKGQVVGLTQLHWRGGRLSQVIEAQAVALPRHSFSRNPHPSSALLAAVRHGAERYGQFHVVELGPHQPGNAALLSARASLAFKGARPGDFPSAVQFAPQLGLALVLTKHALLFLADVETAQPLHRVQLAWDIVFTTVPDPPRHGLVGVCRSGKVLSVSLGPDPLLQLLSRRPASLYLTQRLLQLVGQAPCPGASPDPKPGGWGADRAGGLCH from the exons ATGGGTGAGTCCCCCGTGCGGGTGGAGGTGCTGACCCAG gcaggctctggaCTGTGGGGGGATGACCTAGGTGCTGGTGCCCCTctaacccctctctccccccagctgcaGCACCACGGCATCCCCTCAGAGCAGATCACCTACCCTCGCGTCACCCTCTCCGCGCCCTGGCGGCTCTGTGTCCGGCATGGCCCCCCTGAGGACCCTGCTGGGGCCCGAGTCACTCTGCTTGATCTGCGTGAGCCCCACGGCCCAGCCACCCACAGTTGGCCCCTGCACCAGGCCCAGGGTGCGCTGGcccaccccagccagcccctgctggcccTACGAG CGGGCTGTGTGGCACAGGTGTTCGACGTGGCGCAGCGCTGCCTACGCTGGCAGTGGACCTTTGCCCACCCCCTGGAGTTCTGGGCCTGGCTGGAGCCCAACACGCTGGCGCTGGTGACGGAGGAGGAGGTGTTCCACTGGGCCCTCAGCC GACCAAAGCCGCGGCGTCAGTTCTGGCGCCATGAGCAGCTGTGGCACACGGAGGTGGTGGGATACCAGCAGGATGCCAGTGGGCTCTGGCTGGCGCTGTCCACGCTGGGCCTGGACCAG AAGGGCCAGGTGGTGGGGCTGACCCAGCTGCACTGGAGGGGGGGGCGGCTCTCCCAGGTCATTGAGGCCCAGGCAGTGGCGCTGCCCCGGCACAGCTTCTCCaggaacccccacccctcctccgccTTGCTGGCCGCCGTCCGGCACGGGGCAGAGCGCTACGGGCAG TTCCACGTGGTGGAGCTGGGCCCGCACCAGCCAGGCAACGCTGCCCTGCTCAGTGCCCGCGCCAGCCTAGCCTTCAAGGGTGCCAGGCCCGGGGACTTCCCCAGCGCCGTGCAG ttcGCCCCACAGCTGGGCCTGGCCCTGGTGCTCACCAAGCACGCCCTGCTCTTCCTGGCCGACGTGGAGACCGCCCAGCCCCTGCACCGCGTCCAGCTGGCCTGGGACATCGTCTTCACCACGGTGCCCGACCCCCCCCGCCACGGCCTGGTGGGGGTGTGCCGCAGCGGCAAG GTGCTGTCCGTCTCGCTGGGCCCGgatcccctcctgcagctgctgtcgcGCCGCCCTGCCAGCCTCTATCTCACCCAGCGCCTGCTGCAGCTGGTGGGGCAGGCACCGTGCCCCGGGGCCAGCCCAGACCCCAagccggggggctggggagcagacagggctggggggctctgtCACTAG